Proteins found in one Papio anubis isolate 15944 chromosome 13, Panubis1.0, whole genome shotgun sequence genomic segment:
- the LOC116270046 gene encoding uncharacterized protein LOC116270046, whose translation MKGRGSGQASRIVGSLCSAASGSGRSRPEGNKSGSRGGARWSSKPRGPGGAGAGSESQSPPRGVPWPSRRPLAHPVPCESVSPCAWTACFGPSGLPQRWPKGRVPAAEQVTNHFGGHGIDAVALEIRDKGPERGESRLRWASGSRKNPPSPLTAALESQKPNSAQLSVWRARPGLQAQIHVPTPEHTQTPPESETASGRLRSSGLWGGTGAGAASRGNRTVVTGNVPRTE comes from the coding sequence ATGAAGGGCAGAGGATCAGGCCAAGCATCACGAATCGTGGGTTCGCTGTGCTCTGCCGCATCGGGCTCTGGACGCTCGAGACCAGAGGGAAACAAAAGTGGTTCCCGAGGGGGCGCCCGCTGGTCGTCAAAACCTCGCGGGCCCGGAGGCGCCGGTGCTGGGTCAGAATCACAGAGCCCCCCTCGCGGGGTACCGTGGCCCAGCCGCCGTCCCCTTGCCCACCCCGTCCCCTGTGAGTCGGTCTCCCCTTGCGCCTGGACAGCGTGCTTCGGACCGTCCGGACTCCCGCAGCGTTGGCCCAAGGGGCGGGTCCCCGCAGCGGAGCAGGTGACGAACCACTTCGGAGGACACGGAATTGACGCTGTGGCCCTAGAGATACGGGACAAGGGGCCGGAACGCGGGGAGTCTAGGCTCAGATGGGCGTCGGGATCCCGGAAAAATCCCCCATCTCCCTTGACCGCAGCCCTAGAATCCCAGAAACCCAACTCCGCGCAGCTTTCGGTTTGGAGAGCCCGCCCTGGTTTGCAAGCACAGATACATGTGCCCACACCCGAACACACGCAGACACCGCCAGAGAGCGAGACAGCGAGCGGGCGCCTCCGTAGCAGTGGCCTGTGGGGCGGAACCGGCGCTGGCGCCGCCTCAAGGGGAAACCGAACTGTAGTGACCGGAAATGTTCCGAGGACAGAATAA